The genomic interval CTGCGCGACCAGGGCGATCGCCCGGCGGAGCCCGCGCTCGCGCAGCGCCGGCAGCAGCGCCTCGTAGAGCGCGCGACCGCGCCCGGATCCGCGCTGGTCGGGCGCGAGATAGACGCTCACCTCGCACGTGAAGCGATAGGCCTCGCGCGGGTTGAACGCTCCCGCGTAGGCGTAGCCCGCCACGCGGCCCTCCTCCTCGAGGACGAGCCAGACGTAGCGCTCGCGCGCGCTCTCGATGCGCCGCGCCATCTGCGCCGCGTCCGGCGGCTCGGTCTCGAAGGTGACGGCCGTCGTGCGCACGTAGTGGGCGTAGATCTCCGCGCAGGCGGCGGCGTCCTCGACGCCCGCGGGGCGGATCCCCCACGGCTGTGCACCCTTCGGCGCCGTGGTCGTCCGCGCGCTGCGGGAGGGTCCGCTCTTCGACGTCATGCTCACATAGTAGTCTTATGAAACCACTATCGTGTCAAGGAGTCCCATGGCCGAGGATCTCGCTGTCGCCCTCGCACGCATCGTCCGTGCCGCCCGGGAGGAGCAGGGGCTCACCCGTGCGCGCCTGGCGGAGGATTCCGGGGTGTCCCGGGCGATGATCGCCCGCATCGAGCAGGCCGAGGCGCAGCCCACCGCCGCCCTCCTCG from Brachybacterium kimchii carries:
- a CDS encoding GNAT family N-acetyltransferase, coding for MTSKSGPSRSARTTTAPKGAQPWGIRPAGVEDAAACAEIYAHYVRTTAVTFETEPPDAAQMARRIESARERYVWLVLEEEGRVAGYAYAGAFNPREAYRFTCEVSVYLAPDQRGSGRGRALYEALLPALRERGLRRAIALVAQPNPASDRLHASFGFTPVGTFTKVGWKLGAWHDVAWSELDMAPEDDDIREPPPLR